One Scylla paramamosain isolate STU-SP2022 chromosome 7, ASM3559412v1, whole genome shotgun sequence DNA window includes the following coding sequences:
- the LOC135102131 gene encoding uncharacterized protein LOC135102131, with protein MNVGGIEHMTSWAARKYGRLVLASGLSTFLMVNLTLHAGAGLQYYCSHECLEDLLEGPLPSLDRDAIFHIQKYWVDPPASRGAYKPPFPLEKPPWGTMGNWGEAYKFINTYFKNYQRPGTFLEIGAQDGEFMSLTLFVEQELGFRGLLVEPNPVDYTALRDNRRASASINACATPRGGHRKDTLWLRHIPDNLPPLLRRMQAGNNRLYEYVSSEDRDLGQTVEVQCFNAGALAVAGLGTTRIDLLVISTHGGEMDILDSIPLSVHFRVVVVVVPLATTEEWDQLKRMAARRGLTQVFDKYNIHILLPSNEVKIV; from the exons ATGAACGTGGGTGGGATCGAACACATGACATCGTGGGCGGCGCGCAAGTACGGCCGGCTGGTGTTGGCTAGTGGCCTGTCCACCTTCCTGATGGTGAACCTGACCCTGCACGCAGGCGCCGGTCTCCAGTACTACTGCAGCCAcg AGTGCCTGGAGGACCTGCTGGAGGGGCCCCTCCCATCACTGGACCGGGACGCCATCTTCCACATTCAGAAGTACTGGGTAGACCCGCCAGCATCGCGGGGCGCCTACAAACCTCCCTTCCCCCTAGAGAAGCCTCCGTGGGGCACCATGGGTAATTGGGGCGAGGCTTACAAGTTCATCAACACGTACTTCAAAAACTATCAG CGGCCCGGCACATTCCTTGAGATCGGCGCACAGGACGGAGAGTTCATGTCGCTCACTCTCTTTGTGGAGCAAGAGTTAGGGTTCCGGGGGCTGCTGGTGGAGCCTAACCCAGTGGACTACACGGCTCTGAGGGACAATCGGCGCGCCTCTGCCTCCATCAATGCCTGCGCCACGCCCCGTGGCGGGCACCGCAAG gatACCTTGTGGCTACGGCACATACCAGACAACCTGCCGCCACTGCTTCGCCGCATGCAGGCTGGCAACAACAGACTCTACGAATACGTGTCCAGTGAG GACCGTGACTTGGGGCAGACGGTGGAGGTGCAGTGCTTCAACGCTGGCGCCTTGGCGGTGGCCGGCCTGGGTACCACGAGGATCGACTTGCTGGTGATCTCCACACACGGTGGCGAGATGGATATCCTCGACTCCATTCCTCTCAGCGTGCACttcagg gtggtggtggtggtggtgcccctGGCCACAACGGAGGAGTGGGACCAGCTCAAGAGGATGGCGGCGAGGCGAGGGCTGACGCAGGTGTTTGACAAGTATAACATTCACATTCTTCTTCCCAGCAACGAAGTGAAGATCGTGTGA